One genomic window of Pseudoxanthomonas sp. includes the following:
- a CDS encoding TonB-dependent receptor, with amino-acid sequence MFIRSQAPAMGAKGVLCLAITAALWTPVAGAQVAEPDGVTDPAAVSQEGKAQRANETTTLKTVTVTAEHRSQDIQKVATAITAVNAEALKEQGKVTLQDAIANVPGVEFQQSNTGGGFYVRGIGARLPGVDSPVSTFYDGVFQARSELTNLGMLDVERIEVLRGPQGTLYGRNNSGGTVNIITHDPILGETSGDVTVQAGNYSKVGTSAAFNVPLTQTTALRVALGTSSHDGYLSNGLNDEDSKSARVKWLWKPNEDVKVLLTADYARNGGKGTGNVYLPTDSRGDAWYAPGYSTLSFAGSTICGETDTPSCEPYQRTENKSGRAELDWNLGWSNLTFIAAHQTFSSDYRQVYSYLLEDAHTPVSQSSTELRLSSKDDSPVTWVGGLYWLKYDASGGWVHNYSFNSDTQTDKNINETAALFGQATIPLRDTTRLTIGGRYTRDKYETNTTSSGTTLVAAASMKKFTYKAGLEQDVGDNTMLFANLSTGYRQGGVGVSSITGEIYTYAPETITALELGWKGKFLDNSLVLNTDLFWYRYKGYQLSTNWYPDPSVAEYETRTANVPGTTLIGGIEVEGRWLFTAQDSVDFSAAYSYNDYAHGDVLLGASSDGYTSMGGREMARMPKWKLSAGYSHIWDLANGGSLTGRIGAKYSTKYVTDLVYFTYLNPQYFVQKAYSIYDANLSYDDPTGRYTVSVYGNNLSNEAVIYQANAAGTATMGSISAPRTYGVSFTARF; translated from the coding sequence ATGTTCATACGTAGCCAAGCGCCCGCGATGGGTGCCAAGGGTGTGTTGTGCCTGGCGATCACCGCCGCGTTGTGGACTCCGGTGGCCGGGGCGCAGGTCGCCGAGCCCGATGGTGTCACCGATCCCGCTGCCGTGTCGCAGGAAGGCAAGGCCCAGCGGGCCAACGAGACCACCACGCTGAAGACGGTCACCGTCACCGCCGAGCACCGCAGCCAGGACATCCAGAAAGTGGCCACGGCGATCACGGCGGTCAACGCCGAGGCGCTCAAGGAGCAGGGCAAGGTGACCCTGCAGGACGCCATCGCCAACGTGCCGGGCGTGGAGTTCCAGCAGTCCAATACCGGCGGTGGCTTCTACGTGCGCGGTATCGGCGCGCGCCTGCCCGGCGTGGACTCGCCGGTGTCCACCTTCTACGACGGGGTGTTCCAGGCGCGTTCGGAACTGACCAACCTGGGCATGCTCGACGTGGAGCGCATCGAGGTGCTGCGCGGCCCGCAAGGCACCTTGTATGGCCGCAATAACTCCGGCGGCACCGTCAACATCATCACCCACGACCCGATCCTGGGCGAGACCTCTGGCGATGTCACCGTGCAGGCCGGCAACTATTCGAAGGTGGGCACTTCGGCCGCGTTCAACGTGCCACTGACCCAGACCACCGCGCTGCGCGTGGCGCTGGGCACCAGCAGCCATGACGGCTACCTGAGCAACGGCCTCAACGATGAGGACAGCAAGTCGGCGCGGGTGAAGTGGCTGTGGAAGCCCAACGAGGACGTGAAGGTGCTGCTGACTGCCGACTACGCCCGCAATGGTGGCAAGGGCACCGGCAACGTCTACCTGCCCACCGATTCGCGCGGCGATGCCTGGTACGCGCCCGGCTACTCCACCCTGAGCTTCGCCGGCAGCACCATCTGTGGCGAAACCGACACCCCCAGCTGCGAGCCCTACCAGCGCACCGAGAACAAGAGCGGCCGCGCCGAGCTGGACTGGAACCTGGGCTGGAGCAACCTGACCTTCATCGCCGCCCACCAGACGTTCAGCAGCGACTACCGGCAGGTCTATTCCTACCTGCTTGAGGATGCCCATACCCCGGTCAGCCAGTCATCGACCGAACTGCGGCTGTCATCCAAGGACGACTCGCCGGTGACCTGGGTGGGCGGCCTGTACTGGCTCAAGTACGACGCTTCCGGCGGCTGGGTGCATAACTACTCGTTCAACAGCGATACCCAGACCGACAAGAACATCAACGAGACCGCGGCCCTCTTCGGCCAAGCCACCATCCCGTTGCGCGACACCACCCGCCTGACCATCGGCGGCCGCTATACCCGCGACAAGTACGAAACCAACACCACCAGCAGCGGCACCACGCTGGTCGCCGCCGCCTCGATGAAGAAGTTCACCTACAAGGCCGGCCTGGAGCAGGACGTGGGTGACAACACGATGCTGTTCGCCAACCTGTCCACCGGCTACCGCCAGGGCGGCGTCGGCGTCAGTTCGATCACCGGCGAGATCTACACCTATGCGCCGGAAACGATCACCGCCCTGGAGCTTGGCTGGAAGGGCAAGTTCCTGGACAACTCGCTGGTGCTCAACACCGACCTGTTCTGGTACCGCTACAAGGGTTACCAGCTGAGCACCAACTGGTACCCGGACCCGAGCGTGGCCGAGTACGAAACCCGCACCGCCAACGTCCCGGGCACGACCCTGATCGGTGGCATCGAAGTCGAGGGCAGGTGGCTGTTCACCGCGCAGGACAGCGTGGATTTCTCGGCTGCCTACAGCTACAACGACTACGCCCATGGTGATGTGCTGCTGGGCGCCAGTTCGGATGGCTACACCAGCATGGGCGGCCGCGAGATGGCGCGCATGCCCAAGTGGAAGTTGAGCGCCGGCTACAGCCATATCTGGGACCTGGCCAACGGTGGCAGCCTGACCGGCCGGATCGGTGCCAAGTATTCGACCAAGTACGTGACCGACCTGGTCTATTTCACTTACCTCAACCCGCAGTACTTCGTGCAGAAGGCGTATTCCATCTACGACGCCAACCTGAGCTACGACGATCCCACGGGTCGGTATACGGTCAGCGTCTATGGCAACAACCTCAGCAACGAAGCGGTGATCTACCAGGCCAACGCCGCCGGCACCGCCACGATGGGATCGATCAGCGCGCCGCGCACTTACGGCGTCAGTTTCACCGCGCGCTTCTGA